The Chelatococcus sp. HY11 genome includes a window with the following:
- a CDS encoding gamma-glutamyltransferase family protein, producing the protein MLNTVRSRRGMVTAPHHLASEAGLRVLRDGGNAIEAAIAMAAALAVVYPHMTGIGGDGFWIIAPAGSDPIAIDACGRAARAATVDFYGNAGLSQIPARGPLAANTVAGTVSGWSEARRMSAALGGRLPLGRILEDAIWYAEHGFPVSASQAELTRAKLPELQGVPGFASTYLIGGRLPRTGEFMDLPALAATLRRLAETELDDFYRGELGRRLASDLAAVGSPLTRLDFEKHHAIQASPLATTLRGGIQLFNCPPPTQGLASLMILALFDRLNVTVEAETFGHLHGLVEATKRSFVVRDQVVGDPGTMSESAQDYLSPERLDALASTIDMHRAMPWPAQPSAGDTVWLGAVDANGLAVSFIQSIFFEFGSGCVLPETGVLWQNRGASFSLSDGVRQLGPGRKPFHTLNPAAARFPDGRLMVYGTMGGEGQPQTQAAIFTRYALHGQDLQAAITAPRWLLGKTWGEDSVTLKVENRFSESLIAKLRGAGHDVAVVDAFTSTMGHAGAIVRHANGLIEGASDPRSDGAALAY; encoded by the coding sequence ATGCTGAATACGGTCAGATCACGGCGCGGAATGGTCACTGCGCCTCATCATCTCGCCAGTGAGGCGGGTCTGCGCGTGCTGCGCGATGGCGGAAACGCGATCGAAGCAGCGATTGCCATGGCGGCGGCTCTCGCCGTCGTCTACCCGCATATGACCGGGATCGGCGGTGATGGCTTTTGGATCATAGCCCCGGCCGGCAGCGATCCGATAGCTATCGATGCGTGTGGCCGCGCTGCACGTGCCGCCACGGTCGATTTCTATGGCAATGCCGGATTGTCTCAGATCCCGGCACGAGGCCCCCTCGCCGCAAATACCGTGGCGGGCACTGTGTCCGGCTGGAGTGAGGCGCGGCGGATGAGCGCTGCGCTCGGCGGCCGTCTGCCGCTTGGACGTATCCTGGAGGACGCCATCTGGTATGCGGAGCACGGCTTCCCTGTATCGGCAAGCCAGGCTGAACTCACGCGGGCCAAGCTACCTGAGCTGCAAGGCGTTCCTGGATTCGCCTCGACCTACCTTATCGGCGGACGACTGCCCCGGACGGGTGAGTTCATGGACCTGCCTGCCTTGGCCGCGACCCTCCGTCGCCTCGCAGAAACAGAACTTGATGACTTCTATCGCGGTGAACTTGGCCGCCGGCTCGCATCCGATCTCGCTGCCGTTGGATCGCCGCTGACACGTCTTGATTTCGAGAAACATCACGCCATCCAGGCCTCGCCCTTGGCCACGACATTGCGCGGAGGCATTCAGCTGTTCAATTGCCCACCTCCCACGCAGGGGCTTGCGTCTCTGATGATTCTGGCGCTCTTCGATCGTTTGAATGTGACGGTCGAGGCTGAGACCTTCGGCCATTTGCACGGCTTGGTGGAAGCGACCAAGCGGTCATTCGTTGTCCGCGACCAGGTTGTCGGAGATCCGGGCACTATGTCCGAGAGCGCGCAGGATTATCTATCGCCTGAACGGCTCGACGCTCTCGCCTCCACCATCGATATGCACCGAGCTATGCCCTGGCCGGCACAGCCCTCGGCCGGTGACACCGTCTGGCTTGGCGCCGTCGATGCGAACGGCCTGGCGGTGAGCTTCATCCAAAGCATTTTTTTCGAGTTTGGATCCGGATGCGTGCTGCCGGAAACAGGCGTGCTCTGGCAGAACCGAGGCGCGAGCTTCTCGTTGTCAGATGGTGTTCGCCAACTCGGCCCGGGAAGAAAGCCGTTTCATACGCTCAACCCGGCGGCCGCCCGCTTTCCTGACGGTCGGCTCATGGTTTACGGGACCATGGGCGGAGAGGGTCAACCTCAAACCCAGGCTGCCATCTTCACGCGCTACGCGCTCCACGGCCAAGATCTCCAGGCCGCTATCACGGCGCCCCGGTGGCTTCTCGGCAAGACCTGGGGCGAAGACAGCGTCACCCTCAAAGTCGAGAATCGATTCTCCGAGAGCCTGATCGCAAAATTGCGTGGCGCCGGCCATGACGTTGCGGTGGTCGATGCCTTTACGAGCACCATGGGGCATGCTGGTGCGATCGTCCGCCACGCGAATGGGCTGATCGAGGGCGCGAGTGATCCACGGAGCGACGGCGCGGCACTTGCCTACTAG
- a CDS encoding sulfite exporter TauE/SafE family protein yields MYGIPLYDLAWLVVALLCAGAVTGLLAGVFGVGGGAVAVPVLYELFRVTGVPEEVRMPLCIGTSLAIIIPTSIRSFNAHRSRGAVDMAILRQWAIPVVVGVCMGSLVARYAPEALFKSVFVVVAGVSAIRLLFGKDSWNLGLDMPRKAIMTLYGWLIGVLSSLMGIGGGQLSNLFMTFYGRPIHQAVATSSGLGVLISIPGTLGYIYAGWPRAAEFPLVAALQPPLALGYVSLVGLILFIPTSVLTAPLGVRLAHAMPKRKLEIAFGVFLLLVSGRFLLSLLP; encoded by the coding sequence ATGTATGGAATACCGTTGTACGACCTTGCCTGGTTGGTGGTCGCCTTGCTGTGCGCTGGGGCCGTCACGGGTCTTCTGGCCGGTGTGTTCGGTGTCGGTGGCGGCGCGGTGGCCGTGCCCGTGCTTTACGAGCTCTTCCGTGTGACGGGTGTGCCGGAGGAGGTGCGCATGCCGCTCTGCATCGGCACCTCACTCGCGATCATCATCCCGACGTCCATCCGCTCCTTCAACGCCCACAGGTCAAGAGGCGCGGTCGACATGGCCATACTCCGGCAATGGGCGATACCCGTCGTGGTCGGGGTCTGCATGGGCAGTCTCGTGGCGCGCTATGCGCCGGAGGCCCTCTTCAAGTCTGTTTTCGTCGTGGTGGCCGGCGTCTCGGCGATCCGACTGCTGTTCGGCAAGGATAGCTGGAACCTCGGCCTCGACATGCCGCGCAAGGCCATCATGACGCTCTATGGCTGGCTCATCGGCGTGCTCTCCAGTCTGATGGGCATCGGCGGAGGGCAGCTGTCCAACCTCTTCATGACGTTCTACGGCCGGCCGATCCACCAGGCCGTGGCGACGTCCTCGGGCCTGGGGGTTCTCATCTCGATACCGGGCACGCTCGGCTATATCTACGCAGGATGGCCGCGCGCGGCGGAGTTCCCCCTGGTTGCCGCGCTCCAGCCGCCCCTGGCCCTCGGCTATGTTTCGCTGGTCGGCCTCATCCTGTTCATTCCGACGAGCGTACTCACCGCGCCGCTCGGCGTCAGGCTCGCCCACGCCATGCCCAAACGCAAGCTGGAGATCGCATTCGGCGTTTTCCTGCTCCTGGTCAGCGGCCGCTTTCTCCTCAGCCTTCTTCCTTAA
- a CDS encoding response regulator: MPLSIRRVLYIDDDPGMGRLVQKALARRGFEVELATDADSGLDLIDQGDFHVVALDHFLPTGTGLDVLEVLRGRQGAPPVVYVTASAETTVAVQALKAGAVDYVPKTIAAEFLELLTSAIDQAIQNARLKRAKEIAEQEVREARDRAEALLAEVNHRVANSLAIVSSMVRYQLKAIEDPVCRAALAETDARILAVAGVHRRLYTSANVRSVAIDEYLQGLVSDLASSMRQAGHRSQLRVETSPGEVPTDRAVSIGVLVTELVTNAFKYAYPEGGEGDILVRLSCEDDTARITVEDEGIGWHGEGAPKGTGLGSRIVQSMARSLGGELFWLPRAKGTAVGVSFPLLRPA; the protein is encoded by the coding sequence ATGCCGTTGAGCATCCGCCGCGTTCTCTATATCGACGACGATCCCGGCATGGGCCGGCTGGTGCAGAAGGCGTTGGCCCGCCGCGGCTTTGAGGTGGAACTCGCGACCGATGCCGACAGTGGTCTTGATCTCATAGACCAAGGCGATTTTCACGTCGTCGCTCTCGATCATTTCCTGCCCACCGGAACTGGCCTTGACGTGCTGGAGGTGCTTCGTGGGCGACAGGGGGCTCCCCCGGTCGTGTACGTGACCGCCTCCGCCGAGACGACCGTCGCGGTTCAGGCCCTCAAGGCGGGCGCCGTGGACTATGTGCCGAAGACGATCGCGGCGGAGTTCCTCGAACTCCTGACGAGCGCGATCGATCAGGCCATCCAGAACGCGCGTCTTAAGCGTGCGAAGGAGATTGCCGAGCAGGAGGTTCGCGAAGCGCGCGATCGCGCCGAGGCGCTTCTCGCCGAGGTCAACCATCGCGTGGCGAACAGTCTGGCGATTGTCTCGTCAATGGTGCGATACCAGTTGAAGGCGATCGAGGATCCAGTATGCCGGGCGGCGCTTGCCGAAACCGATGCGCGAATTCTCGCGGTCGCAGGTGTCCATCGCCGGTTATACACTTCGGCCAATGTCCGCTCGGTCGCGATTGACGAATATCTGCAGGGCTTGGTGAGCGACCTCGCCAGTTCGATGCGTCAAGCCGGTCACCGTTCCCAGCTCAGGGTGGAGACCTCTCCGGGCGAAGTGCCTACCGACCGCGCCGTATCAATAGGCGTCCTGGTGACAGAGCTTGTGACCAACGCCTTCAAATACGCTTACCCCGAGGGTGGTGAAGGCGATATTCTGGTTCGGCTGTCCTGTGAGGACGATACGGCGAGGATTACCGTCGAGGACGAAGGAATAGGCTGGCACGGTGAAGGCGCGCCGAAGGGCACCGGCCTCGGCAGCCGTATCGTTCAGTCGATGGCACGCAGCCTCGGCGGCGAATTGTTCTGGTTGCCCCGGGCGAAGGGCACAGCGGTGGGTGTAAGCTTCCCCCTGCTTCGTCCTGCTTGA
- a CDS encoding response regulator, with translation MTGNAKSVTIVMIEDDEGHARLIEKNIRRAGVSNEIVPFTNGTEALAYLLSPDGSGTDGMARSLLILLDLNLPDMTGIEILEKVKSNPHTKRTPVVVLTTTDDAREIQRCYDLGANVYITKPVNYEGFANAIRQLGLFFSVMQIPETT, from the coding sequence ATGACTGGAAACGCCAAATCCGTAACGATCGTCATGATCGAAGATGACGAGGGTCATGCGCGTCTCATCGAGAAGAACATTCGCCGCGCGGGAGTGAGCAACGAGATCGTGCCGTTCACCAACGGGACGGAGGCGTTGGCTTATCTCTTGTCACCGGATGGTTCCGGCACGGATGGAATGGCGCGCTCCCTTCTCATCCTGCTGGATCTCAATTTGCCTGACATGACTGGGATCGAGATCCTGGAGAAGGTGAAGTCGAACCCCCATACCAAGCGGACCCCGGTCGTGGTTCTGACAACGACCGACGACGCCCGGGAAATTCAGCGCTGCTATGATCTCGGCGCGAATGTGTACATTACTAAACCAGTAAACTACGAAGGCTTTGCAAACGCGATTCGCCAGCTCGGACTGTTCTTCTCAGTCATGCAAATCCCGGAAACGACCTAG
- a CDS encoding CHASE3 domain-containing protein, producing MATVALLVLGFIALASVVTANIWLVQRTQTFARDATDLRRLRNAAIELRSLVQDAEIGQRGYLLTGDERYLTPFEAAIANLDASKQRFLNAAANDPLQQAGVEAPGLISTLQDKMSELSETIALGRRGEREQALEMVRTDRGKDLMDRARTTFQELIGRAEEELSEIAAVQARSATALWWVSVIGGFIVIAATLAGIGTILVYLRQLAEIRLEIQGLNASLEERVRERTAELGRANEEIQRFAYIVTHDLRAPLVNIMGFTAELEQGVAAVQHFVGNYHGDTSDTAYQEAAVAAQSDLPEALGFIRSSTRKMDGLINAILKLSREGRRTLKPERIDLGGLLNAATAVIAHQVADADGEVVTDIQAGAIISDRLSLEQIIGNLLDNAVKYRRTDVPLKVSIRVRMERANTVSISVEDNGRGIQAQDLARVFELFRRSGQQDQPGEGIGLAHVRAMARNLGGDITLNSEFGKGSLFTLSLPADLRAVLGSGKA from the coding sequence ATGGCGACCGTGGCACTGCTCGTGCTCGGCTTCATCGCTCTCGCCAGTGTCGTCACGGCCAATATCTGGCTCGTCCAGCGGACGCAGACCTTCGCCAGGGACGCGACGGACCTGCGGCGCTTGCGTAATGCCGCGATTGAGCTGCGTTCCCTCGTGCAGGATGCCGAGATCGGCCAGCGAGGCTATCTCCTGACGGGGGACGAGAGATATCTCACCCCCTTCGAGGCCGCGATCGCCAATCTCGATGCGTCAAAGCAGCGATTCCTCAACGCGGCCGCCAATGACCCCCTCCAGCAGGCCGGCGTTGAGGCGCCCGGATTGATCTCCACTCTGCAGGACAAGATGTCAGAGCTGAGTGAAACCATCGCGTTAGGCCGGCGTGGCGAGAGAGAGCAGGCCCTCGAAATGGTCCGGACCGATCGCGGTAAGGATCTGATGGACCGGGCGCGGACGACATTCCAGGAACTGATTGGCAGGGCGGAAGAGGAACTGAGCGAGATCGCGGCCGTTCAAGCAAGAAGCGCTACGGCGCTCTGGTGGGTCTCGGTCATTGGTGGCTTTATCGTCATCGCCGCCACACTCGCCGGTATCGGAACCATCCTCGTTTATCTCCGGCAACTGGCCGAAATCCGCCTCGAAATTCAAGGGTTGAATGCCAGCCTTGAGGAGCGTGTGCGGGAGCGAACCGCTGAACTCGGAAGGGCCAACGAGGAGATCCAACGGTTCGCCTATATCGTGACCCATGACCTCCGGGCGCCTCTGGTCAATATCATGGGCTTCACGGCCGAGTTGGAGCAGGGCGTCGCCGCGGTCCAGCATTTCGTCGGCAATTATCACGGTGACACATCCGACACCGCGTACCAGGAAGCCGCCGTCGCCGCACAAAGCGACTTGCCCGAAGCTCTGGGCTTTATCAGGTCGTCCACGCGAAAAATGGACGGTCTTATCAACGCCATTCTCAAGCTCTCTCGAGAGGGAAGGCGCACGCTCAAACCCGAGCGGATTGATCTTGGCGGCTTGTTAAATGCGGCCACGGCCGTCATTGCTCACCAAGTCGCCGACGCCGATGGGGAGGTTGTCACCGACATCCAAGCCGGCGCGATCATAAGCGACAGGCTCTCGCTCGAGCAGATAATCGGAAATTTACTTGACAACGCAGTGAAATACCGCAGGACAGATGTTCCGTTGAAGGTATCGATCCGGGTTCGGATGGAGCGCGCGAACACGGTGAGTATCTCGGTGGAGGACAACGGCCGCGGCATTCAAGCCCAGGATCTCGCGCGCGTCTTCGAGTTGTTCCGGCGCTCGGGCCAGCAGGATCAACCGGGTGAAGGCATCGGTCTCGCTCATGTTCGCGCGATGGCAAGAAACCTTGGAGGGGATATCACCCTTAACTCGGAATTCGGAAAGGGCAGTTTATTCACTCTGAGCCTGCCAGCTGATCTGCGGGCCGTACTGGGGAGTGGCAAGGCATGA
- a CDS encoding FdhF/YdeP family oxidoreductase has product MADKKPRFKTYDHPAGGWGAAAATAKVLMEQSVVAKGSRALLAMNQPGGFKCPSCAFPDPKHKKTLEFCENGAKALAFEATRSRITPDFFEKYTVTELMEQSDYWLEMQGRLTEPMRYDASTDRYIPCSWDEAFDLIGRHLRALESPDHAEFYTSGRTPNEAAFLYSIFVREFGTNNFPDCSNMCHEPTSRGLPFSIGVGKGTVIMEDFEHAEAIFVIGQNTGTNSPRMMTSLVEARKRGVPIVVVNPMPERALIRFTEPQDVIQMATFGSTRIASEFVHIRIGGDLALFKGMMKVMFEREADGETVIDHDFIAEHTTGFEAVREEVLAQSWQDIVEISGISEEQIRRVTEVYVRSKATMICYGMGLTQHQDGSRLLQQLANLLLLRGNFGRPGAGISPIRGHSNVQGDRTVGIDEKPTAAYLDRVRDVFGFEPPREHGHHTVESLAAMQDGTAKVFIGMGGNFIRAVPDTERSYEAMRKLRLTVAVTTKLNRGHLVHGRDALMLPVIARSETITTAAGEQFVTIEDSMSNVTASRGVLTPASPHLMPEVEIVCRMAMATLPDSKVAWERYIDDYGLIRDKIAEVYPGIYHDFSERIKEPGGFHLDIPPRRLVWPTPNGKANFLIFPGLHAAAPVADPAMLRLATVRSHDQFNTTIYSYNDRYRGVYNDRMVLFMNVEDRVERGLEARSTVVLETITDDGVRRRVDGLTVLDYPMPRGAVAGYYPELNPLLPLEYHDKISGTPAAKSIPVRVVAS; this is encoded by the coding sequence ATGGCGGATAAGAAACCCAGGTTCAAGACTTATGACCATCCTGCCGGCGGTTGGGGAGCCGCGGCCGCGACCGCCAAGGTGCTGATGGAGCAGAGCGTGGTGGCAAAGGGATCGCGCGCGTTGCTCGCGATGAACCAGCCCGGTGGTTTCAAATGTCCGAGTTGCGCCTTCCCTGATCCCAAGCACAAAAAAACACTCGAATTCTGCGAAAACGGTGCCAAAGCTCTCGCCTTCGAAGCGACGAGATCAAGGATAACACCCGATTTCTTTGAAAAGTACACCGTCACCGAGCTGATGGAACAGTCGGATTACTGGCTCGAAATGCAGGGTCGTCTCACCGAGCCGATGCGCTACGACGCGAGTACGGATCGCTATATCCCTTGCTCCTGGGACGAAGCATTCGATCTCATCGGCCGTCATCTGCGCGCTCTTGAAAGCCCCGATCACGCGGAGTTCTACACGTCTGGCCGCACCCCCAACGAGGCCGCATTCCTGTATTCGATCTTCGTGCGCGAGTTCGGCACGAATAATTTCCCCGACTGCTCAAACATGTGCCATGAGCCGACCAGCCGTGGCCTGCCGTTCTCGATCGGCGTCGGCAAGGGCACGGTCATCATGGAGGACTTCGAGCACGCCGAGGCGATTTTCGTCATCGGCCAGAACACCGGCACCAACTCGCCGCGCATGATGACTAGCCTGGTCGAGGCGCGGAAACGAGGCGTGCCGATCGTTGTCGTCAATCCAATGCCTGAGCGGGCGTTGATCCGTTTTACCGAGCCTCAGGACGTGATCCAGATGGCGACGTTCGGATCGACGCGGATAGCGAGCGAATTCGTCCATATCCGCATCGGTGGCGACCTAGCCCTGTTCAAGGGCATGATGAAGGTGATGTTCGAGCGCGAGGCGGACGGCGAGACAGTCATCGATCATGATTTCATCGCCGAGCACACGACGGGCTTTGAAGCGGTTCGCGAAGAGGTGCTGGCCCAGAGCTGGCAGGATATCGTGGAGATCTCGGGGATCAGCGAGGAGCAGATCCGTCGCGTCACCGAGGTCTATGTCCGTTCCAAGGCGACAATGATCTGCTATGGCATGGGCCTGACCCAGCATCAGGATGGATCGCGGCTCCTCCAGCAGCTCGCGAATTTGCTCCTGCTCAGGGGTAATTTCGGCAGGCCCGGTGCCGGAATCTCTCCGATCCGCGGGCACTCGAACGTCCAGGGAGACCGGACTGTCGGCATCGACGAAAAGCCGACGGCCGCCTATCTCGACCGGGTCAGGGATGTCTTCGGCTTCGAGCCGCCCCGGGAGCATGGCCATCACACCGTCGAGTCGCTCGCTGCGATGCAGGACGGGACGGCCAAGGTCTTCATCGGCATGGGCGGCAATTTCATCCGGGCCGTTCCCGACACCGAGCGTTCCTATGAGGCGATGCGGAAGCTCCGCCTGACGGTCGCCGTCACCACGAAATTAAACCGTGGCCACCTGGTTCACGGCCGCGACGCCCTCATGCTGCCGGTGATCGCCAGATCGGAGACCATTACCACGGCCGCCGGTGAGCAGTTCGTGACAATCGAGGACTCGATGTCGAACGTCACGGCTTCGCGCGGTGTGCTGACGCCGGCGAGCCCCCATCTAATGCCGGAGGTGGAGATCGTCTGCCGAATGGCGATGGCAACGCTGCCGGACAGCAAGGTCGCGTGGGAGCGCTATATTGATGACTACGGTTTGATCCGAGACAAGATCGCTGAAGTCTATCCCGGCATCTACCATGACTTCTCGGAGCGGATCAAAGAACCAGGGGGCTTCCACCTCGACATACCGCCACGGCGTCTCGTCTGGCCGACACCGAATGGCAAGGCGAATTTCCTCATATTCCCGGGGCTTCATGCCGCCGCGCCGGTCGCCGATCCCGCGATGCTGAGGTTGGCCACCGTGCGCTCGCATGATCAGTTCAACACGACGATCTACAGCTATAATGACCGCTATCGCGGCGTTTACAACGACCGCATGGTGCTGTTCATGAACGTCGAGGATCGCGTTGAGAGGGGATTGGAAGCGCGCTCGACAGTCGTCCTGGAAACCATCACCGATGACGGTGTCCGGCGGCGGGTCGATGGCTTGACGGTACTCGACTATCCCATGCCGCGCGGTGCGGTCGCCGGCTACTATCCCGAGCTCAATCCGCTGTTGCCACTGGAATACCATGACAAGATCAGCGGCACGCCCGCCGCGAAGTCGATCCCGGTTCGTGTGGTCGCGAGTTAG